In Arthrobacter sp. StoSoilB5, one genomic interval encodes:
- the purQ gene encoding phosphoribosylformylglycinamidine synthase subunit PurQ: protein MTSLPLIGEAVAVAADAYGARGLAGAKIGVVTFPGTLDDRDAARAVRLAGGTAVSLWHADDHLGDVDAVIIPGGFSYGDYLRAGAISRFAPLMSKIIDAANSDAKLPVLGICNGFQILTESHLLPGSMIKNDHLKFICRDQVLRVENSNTAWTLDYQDGQEITVPLKNQDGQYIADEKTLDALEAEGRVVFRYVGFNPNGSRRDIAGISNAAGNVVGLMPHPEHAVEVGFGPESLDGIGGSDTDGLGFFTSVLNKIVGGDK from the coding sequence ATGACTTCGCTTCCCCTGATTGGCGAGGCCGTGGCCGTCGCCGCTGACGCTTATGGTGCTCGTGGCCTCGCCGGCGCCAAGATCGGCGTCGTCACCTTCCCCGGTACCCTTGACGACCGCGACGCCGCCCGTGCAGTACGCCTTGCAGGTGGCACGGCGGTTTCCCTGTGGCACGCTGACGACCACCTTGGCGACGTTGACGCCGTGATCATCCCCGGCGGGTTCTCCTACGGTGACTACTTGCGCGCAGGTGCCATTTCGCGTTTCGCGCCGCTGATGTCCAAGATCATCGACGCCGCCAACTCTGACGCAAAGCTCCCGGTTTTGGGTATCTGCAACGGCTTCCAGATCCTGACCGAATCGCACTTGCTGCCCGGTTCCATGATCAAGAACGACCACCTGAAGTTCATCTGCCGGGACCAGGTCCTGCGCGTGGAGAACTCCAACACTGCATGGACCCTGGACTACCAGGACGGCCAGGAAATCACTGTGCCGCTGAAGAACCAGGACGGCCAGTACATCGCGGACGAGAAAACGCTGGATGCCCTTGAGGCTGAAGGCCGCGTGGTGTTCCGCTACGTGGGCTTCAACCCGAACGGCTCCCGCCGCGACATCGCAGGCATCTCCAACGCCGCCGGCAACGTGGTTGGCCTCATGCCGCACCCCGAACACGCGGTTGAGGTCGGATTCGGCCCCGAGTCGCTGGATGGGATCGGCGGCTCCGACACCGACGGCCTCGGTTTCTTCACCTCCGTATTGAACAAGATTGTGGGAGGCGACAAGTGA
- a CDS encoding DUF1540 domain-containing protein, with the protein MTEHIAEVSACSVGSCGFNHDGCTAFGITIGGSQDHASCATFIDTNAMGGLPKVLAHVGACQRSECIHNNNLMCEAHDVKVGPGREAADCLTYEHA; encoded by the coding sequence ATGACCGAACACATTGCCGAAGTATCCGCCTGTAGCGTTGGCAGCTGCGGCTTCAACCATGACGGATGCACTGCTTTTGGAATCACCATTGGTGGAAGCCAGGACCACGCTTCCTGCGCCACGTTCATCGACACCAACGCCATGGGTGGCCTTCCCAAGGTCCTTGCCCACGTGGGTGCTTGCCAACGGTCCGAATGCATTCACAACAACAACCTCATGTGCGAGGCCCACGACGTCAAGGTTGGTCCCGGCCGCGAGGCTGCAGACTGCCTGACCTACGAGCACGCCTGA
- the purS gene encoding phosphoribosylformylglycinamidine synthase subunit PurS, translating into MPRIVVDVMPKPEILDPQGKAIVGALPRLGFNSFSAVRQGKRFELTVDGEVTDAILAQAREAAETLLSNPVIEDVVNVEVVEA; encoded by the coding sequence ATGCCCCGGATCGTCGTTGACGTCATGCCCAAGCCCGAGATTCTGGACCCCCAGGGGAAAGCCATCGTGGGTGCACTGCCCCGCCTCGGCTTCAACAGCTTCAGCGCAGTCCGCCAGGGCAAGCGTTTCGAACTGACGGTTGACGGCGAGGTGACCGACGCTATCCTGGCCCAGGCCCGTGAGGCCGCTGAGACCCTCCTGTCCAACCCGGTGATCGAGGATGTCGTCAACGTCGAGGTCGTCGAGGCCTGA
- a CDS encoding bifunctional diguanylate cyclase/phosphodiesterase encodes MNATQPSRSFPPDIDARIGKLERHIRALMEELHDARHEQRREVFTDTLTGLGNRVALVDAFIEAQEAAADGAAPAALLLLTLDGFKGLKKSAGYASADQILVTVAMRIRSAVRENDVVTRLGGDEFAVLLPATPQNRAAAVGNRILAALEPNIDLGNSSVRCGASMGLRIAEPHHSVEDLLQEADMAMEESKSEGRNKLKVFDPSTLHARQLQRQIVGELREAIRTDQLILFYQPIVELATGRIEGSEALVRWNHPVRGLIMPDHFIPVAEATGLIAELGRWVLRAAVEQLRQWRDNPDTAQHRFTMRINVSAADLQSLEFVDDVREALGKAGLPPESLVLELTESAIIQNDELDRYTLASLHRLGVGLEIDDFGTGYSSMGYLRKLPVDRVKVDRQFVQGLGQDSTQLGFLAAILQVIRSCGLEGIWEGVETAEQAEALRSIGCSSGQGYYFGRPLPGPEFTAQLSRQQTWPA; translated from the coding sequence GTGAACGCAACCCAGCCAAGCCGGTCCTTTCCCCCGGACATTGACGCCCGGATCGGGAAGCTGGAACGGCACATCAGGGCGTTGATGGAGGAGCTCCACGATGCGCGCCACGAACAGCGCCGGGAAGTCTTCACGGATACGCTGACCGGGCTCGGCAACCGCGTGGCTTTGGTGGATGCGTTCATCGAAGCACAAGAAGCCGCAGCTGACGGCGCCGCGCCAGCCGCTTTGCTCCTGCTAACCCTGGACGGATTCAAGGGACTCAAGAAGTCCGCCGGCTATGCTTCGGCGGACCAGATTCTGGTCACGGTCGCGATGCGGATCCGCTCGGCGGTAAGGGAGAACGACGTCGTCACCCGCCTGGGCGGCGACGAATTCGCCGTGCTGTTGCCCGCCACGCCCCAAAACCGGGCCGCCGCCGTCGGGAACCGCATCCTTGCGGCGCTGGAACCCAATATCGACCTCGGCAACAGCAGCGTCCGCTGTGGTGCCAGTATGGGACTGCGGATCGCCGAGCCACACCACAGTGTGGAGGACCTCCTCCAAGAGGCGGATATGGCGATGGAGGAGTCCAAGAGCGAGGGGCGCAACAAGCTCAAGGTGTTCGATCCCTCCACCCTCCACGCCCGGCAACTTCAGCGCCAGATCGTGGGGGAGCTCCGCGAAGCAATCCGCACGGACCAGCTGATCCTCTTCTACCAGCCGATCGTTGAGTTGGCCACCGGACGGATTGAGGGCAGCGAGGCTTTGGTCCGCTGGAACCACCCCGTGCGTGGGCTCATCATGCCGGACCACTTCATCCCCGTGGCAGAGGCCACCGGATTGATCGCGGAGTTGGGCCGCTGGGTCCTCCGGGCGGCCGTGGAGCAACTGCGTCAGTGGCGGGACAACCCGGACACGGCACAACACCGTTTTACGATGCGAATCAACGTCTCCGCTGCCGACCTTCAAAGCCTTGAGTTCGTGGATGATGTGCGGGAAGCGCTGGGCAAAGCGGGGCTTCCTCCGGAATCATTGGTTTTGGAGCTCACGGAGAGCGCCATCATCCAAAACGACGAACTGGACCGTTACACCTTGGCGAGCCTACACCGCTTGGGTGTTGGGCTGGAGATCGACGACTTCGGCACCGGCTACTCGTCCATGGGATATCTCCGAAAACTTCCGGTGGACCGCGTGAAAGTGGACCGGCAGTTCGTCCAAGGGCTCGGTCAGGATTCGACGCAACTTGGCTTCCTCGCTGCGATCCTACAGGTTATCCGCTCGTGCGGCCTTGAGGGCATCTGGGAGGGAGTCGAAACGGCGGAACAGGCCGAAGCGCTGCGAAGCATCGGTTGCTCGAGTGGACAGGGCTATTACTTCGGCCGGCCCTTGCCCGGACCGGAATTCACGGCCCAGCTGTCCCGGCAACAGACCTGGCCCGCTTAA
- the purL gene encoding phosphoribosylformylglycinamidine synthase subunit PurL codes for MTTETTKKFNIDTVEHAAKTPDTELPWAELGLKQNEFDEIVKVLGRRPTGAELAMYSVMWSEHCSYKSSKNHLRQFGEKVTEEMKKDMLVGIGENAGVTNLGDGWAVTFKIESHNSPSFVEPYQGAATGIGGIVRDIISMGARPVAVMDPLRFGAIDHPDTARVMHGAVAGIGGYGNCLGLPNIGGEMVFDSVYQGNPLVNALAVGVMRHEDIRLANASGKGNKVVLFGARTGGDGIGGASVLASESFDDTKPSKRPAVQVGDPFAEKVLIECCLELFKGSLVEGIQDLGAAGISCATSELASNGDGGMQVELTSVLLRDPTLTPGEILMSESQERMMAVVTPENIEAFEAVMDKWAVEYSWLGEVTDTGRLIITWEGEVIVDVDPRTVAHDGPVYDRPFARPEWQDSVQANSFTGSVEDAGRPSAPSELAAAVTELVASPNMCSKSWITNQYDRYVGGNTAMAFPDDAGVVRVDEETGLGVALATDANGRYTYLEPYQGAQLALAEAYRNVATSGAVPMAVSDCLNFGSPEDPDVMWQLAEAIRGLSDACMELGIPVTGGNVSLYNQTGTTPIHPSPVVAVLGKLDDVARRTPSGWREDGQAIYLLGTTAAELDGSEWSNLRGHLGGLPPKVDLAAERALGEILINASRDGMVDAAHDLSEGGLAAALVESSLRYGVGARIALEELMERDGVDLFTALFSESQARAIVSVPRSEEVRFKDMCTARGFAHLRIGVVDAAGGKLEINGVDELTLDALREAHEATLPKYFG; via the coding sequence GTGACCACGGAAACCACCAAGAAGTTCAACATCGATACCGTTGAGCACGCTGCCAAGACCCCGGACACGGAACTCCCGTGGGCCGAGCTCGGCTTGAAGCAGAACGAATTCGACGAAATCGTCAAGGTCCTTGGCCGCCGCCCCACCGGCGCCGAACTGGCCATGTACTCGGTCATGTGGAGCGAGCACTGCTCCTACAAGTCCTCCAAGAACCACCTCCGCCAGTTCGGCGAGAAGGTCACCGAGGAAATGAAGAAGGACATGCTGGTGGGCATCGGCGAGAACGCCGGTGTAACCAACCTGGGCGACGGCTGGGCCGTGACGTTCAAGATCGAGTCCCACAACTCGCCGTCGTTCGTTGAGCCGTACCAGGGTGCCGCTACCGGCATCGGCGGCATCGTCCGCGACATCATCTCCATGGGCGCCCGCCCCGTGGCCGTGATGGACCCGCTGCGCTTCGGCGCGATCGACCACCCGGATACCGCCCGCGTCATGCACGGTGCTGTTGCCGGCATCGGTGGCTACGGCAACTGCCTTGGCCTGCCGAACATCGGTGGCGAGATGGTGTTCGACTCCGTCTACCAGGGCAACCCGCTGGTGAACGCCCTGGCCGTGGGCGTCATGCGCCACGAGGACATCCGCCTGGCCAACGCTTCCGGCAAGGGCAACAAGGTTGTCCTGTTCGGTGCACGCACCGGTGGCGACGGCATTGGTGGTGCTTCGGTGCTCGCCTCGGAGTCCTTCGACGACACCAAGCCTTCCAAGCGTCCGGCCGTCCAGGTGGGCGACCCCTTCGCTGAGAAGGTCCTCATCGAGTGCTGCCTTGAGCTTTTCAAGGGTTCGCTGGTTGAAGGCATCCAGGACCTCGGTGCCGCAGGTATTTCCTGTGCCACGTCCGAGCTCGCTTCCAACGGCGACGGCGGCATGCAGGTTGAGCTGACTTCCGTCCTGCTGCGCGATCCCACGCTAACCCCGGGCGAGATCCTCATGTCCGAGTCGCAGGAACGCATGATGGCCGTGGTCACCCCGGAGAACATCGAAGCGTTCGAAGCTGTCATGGACAAGTGGGCCGTGGAGTACTCCTGGTTGGGTGAGGTCACCGACACCGGTCGCCTCATCATCACCTGGGAAGGCGAAGTAATCGTCGACGTCGATCCCCGCACCGTTGCGCACGACGGCCCGGTCTACGACCGTCCGTTCGCGCGCCCTGAGTGGCAGGACTCGGTCCAGGCGAACTCCTTCACGGGTTCCGTTGAGGATGCCGGCCGTCCGTCCGCTCCCTCGGAGTTGGCTGCAGCCGTCACCGAGCTGGTGGCCTCGCCCAACATGTGCAGCAAGTCCTGGATCACCAACCAGTACGACCGCTACGTTGGGGGCAACACTGCCATGGCCTTCCCGGACGACGCCGGCGTGGTCCGCGTTGACGAGGAAACCGGCTTGGGCGTTGCCCTGGCCACCGACGCCAACGGCCGCTACACCTACCTTGAGCCGTACCAGGGTGCACAGCTGGCTCTGGCTGAGGCTTACCGCAACGTCGCCACCTCCGGCGCTGTTCCGATGGCCGTCAGCGACTGCCTGAACTTCGGTTCCCCCGAGGACCCGGACGTCATGTGGCAGCTCGCCGAGGCCATCCGCGGCCTCTCCGATGCCTGCATGGAGCTCGGCATCCCGGTCACCGGCGGCAACGTCTCCCTGTACAACCAGACCGGCACCACGCCGATCCACCCCTCCCCCGTGGTGGCAGTCCTGGGCAAGCTCGACGACGTCGCCCGCCGCACGCCGTCGGGCTGGCGCGAGGACGGCCAGGCCATCTACCTGCTCGGCACCACCGCAGCAGAGCTGGACGGTTCGGAATGGTCCAACCTCCGCGGACACCTCGGTGGCCTGCCGCCGAAGGTTGACCTCGCAGCCGAGCGTGCCCTGGGCGAGATCCTGATCAACGCTTCCCGCGATGGCATGGTGGACGCAGCACACGACCTCTCCGAGGGTGGCCTCGCGGCCGCACTGGTTGAGTCCTCGCTGCGCTACGGCGTCGGCGCCCGGATCGCCCTTGAGGAACTCATGGAGCGCGACGGCGTGGACCTGTTCACGGCCCTCTTCTCCGAGTCACAGGCCCGTGCAATCGTGTCCGTGCCGCGTTCGGAGGAAGTCCGCTTCAAGGACATGTGCACCGCCCGCGGCTTCGCCCACCTCCGGATCGGCGTCGTTGACGCTGCCGGTGGAAAGCTGGAGATCAACGGCGTGGACGAGCTGACCTTGGACGCTCTCCGTGAAGCACACGAGGCAACCCTGCCGAAGTACTTCGGCTAA